A window of Oncorhynchus tshawytscha isolate Ot180627B linkage group LG10, Otsh_v2.0, whole genome shotgun sequence contains these coding sequences:
- the LOC121847592 gene encoding zinc finger protein 250-like isoform X1 encodes MSKLQLLRLFLNERLTAAAVEIFGAVEKTVVEYQEENDQLRRLLRITPEIKLCRTDSLQLSVSEEEVPPEQQHCEQEWSPSLGQEDPEPTLIIDEEEEVRTSQEEEQFQGLEPDIEFIFTPSCVKSECDQEDPLWSLTLPQTQTVENRESHSKPVDLKPFGTVTHIKGLYIPCDLPDNQNNASSHSSAVSSDLVGLDIRPPFDPNAPMGEPCICPFCGKTFKQKGNLSMHMKIHTGEKPFSCGDCGKRFNRKEHLTRHIRIHRGEKPFSCHFCCKSFNQKGDLRRHILTHTGEKPFSCGDCGKGFIRKEHLIAHIRTHTGEVSVSSRT; translated from the exons ATGTCTAAACTACAATTGTTGCGTTTGTTTTTAAATGAGCGTTTAACGGCGGCTGCTGTGGAGATTTTCGGTGCAGTTGAGAAAACGGTAGTGGAGTACCAGGAGGAGAATGATCAGCTACGGAGACTGCTGCGGATCACACCGGAGATAAAACTATGTAGAACAG actccctgcagctctctgtctctgaagaggaggttccccctgagcagcagcactgtgagcaGGAGTGGAGCCCCAGCCTGGGGCAGGAGGACCCAGAGCCCACACTGATtatagatgaagaggaggaagtcaggaccagtcaggaggaagagcagTTTCAAGGTCTGGAGCCTGATATAGAGTTCATATTCACTCCTTCCTGTGTGAAAAGTGAATGTGATCAGGAGGACCCACTTTGGTCCTTGACTCTTCCCCAAACCCAGActgtggagaacagagagagtcaCTCTAAACCAGTGGATCTCAAACCTTTTGGGACTGTGACCCACATTAAGGGTCTCTACATTCCCTGTGACCTTCCAGATAATCAGAACAATGCCTCCAGCCACAGCTCAGCCGTAAGCAGCGACCTAGTAGGGCTTGACATCAGACCACCATTTGATCCCAACGCACCAATGGGGGAACCCTGCATCTGCCCCTTTTGTGGCAAGACCTTCAAACAAAAAGGAAATCTATCCATGCACATGaagattcacacaggagagaaaccgtttAGCTGTGGTGACTGCGGGAAACGCTTCAATCGCAAGGAGCACTTAACCAGACATATACGCattcacagaggagagaaacCATTCAGCTGTCATTTTTGCTGTAAAAGCTTCAATCAGAAAGGGGACCTAAGGAGACACAtactgactcacacaggagagaaaccatttagctgtggtgactgtgggaaagGCTTCATTCGCAAGGAGCATCTAATTGCACATATACGGACTCACACAGGAGAAGTGTCGGTCTCAAGCAGAACCTAA